CTCTGGAATGTATGGTTCCTAACCTTTATTAAATCTAGAGTGTAGATTCTCTTTGTACTTTAAATTTGGTTCATCTGGTACGCTGTTAGCTTTGATGATTTGGAAATTGGAAAGTGACACAAAGCTGATTTCACACAAGGCAGAGAAGAGACAGAAACATGATGTAGAATAGATTACTagtgagaaagaaacaaaacaagtctAATTAATACACACAATACTAAGAATCATCAGAGTCTTCTGGATCCTCCACTGATGACTCCGCTTGATCTTCGTCTTCTCCTACTGCATTACCATCAAAAATTgttgaaattgaaataaaacaaacaaacaaacagagaaaataagaagaaagtCACAAACCTTGGAGTTCTAGTCCCCTAAGAATGGCATTAAACTGATTCCTCAACTCACGCAGTTCCGCAAGAGCTCTCTGAATCCGCTGAATGAGATGGTTCTCTTCACCGGCGGCGTTCACCACCAGCCGGCGCTGAGTAGccgaaggaggaggaggagccgcTTCTTCTTCGTACAATGGAGGGTCAACAACAACTGGTTTTGGAACGGCATCAATCTCTTCCAtctaaaaaatcaaactaaaaaaaaatatcaaaaaaaaaaatcacagctttttcaattttaaagcCCCAATCGATTTTACAATATCGTAAAAAAACCAATCGACCCATCAATCGAAAAAGGCACTCAGTTTCTCTGCTAAGGTTCACAAATCGAACTGATTAGACGAAGAAAGATAGAGACTTTACCGGAGTAAATGTTATTACTGATCGGCGAGGATGCAATAGTGCGGTGGAGacaaagagatgagagagagacacaGACTCGAGAGTGTCCAAAAGACAAAGATGGTAGCTGACCActgcatatataatatatatatatatataattaaggttTTCTCGACTTAACCAAATCCCCAACCGAACCAAACCGCACGTAACCAATTCTCGgttcaatttgattttaaaacgtGCCAACAGAAATTTATAAGAATTATTTTATGAAACACAAAAAAGTGTAATAAGCTTGGGATAAAAATAAGAGTTATTTGGCAAAATACAcagtttttaaaacaaaattgtaaaagcAGTACAATCAATATTTACAATTAGCAGATTccacattttttattattttctactaTTCACAAGACATTTCAACCATCATCAACATTTCATATTTACAACACATGTCattgagtaattttttttttaaatatactcCCTacaatctcaaaaacaaaaatgatgggtaattaaaattggttttctaaaaaattttaaagatgtaaaaatctatggtttttttttttaaatttgatatgcatttttgatgattttatttgataatgttaaatattttttacaaaatttgtatccgtacacattattaagtgtacaaatgtccgtacacattattaagtgtacatatgtttgtacacattattaagtgtacaaatataatttgtttaatttttagagttttagatATCTATATCACAATGGTTTTATTCAAATTACATTTGTATACTTAATATTGTGTGTTTGTAtactttataaaatatatagacatctgtacactaaataaggtgtacggatacaaaagatgtatataatatatttaaaagttattaaatagaATTCATATcatattgtaaagaaaaaaacatatattttttttgtgtccaagaaattttgtaaaaaaatattatattaacaattatttaaataattatgattgaaggaaaaaaaaaactttatttctcaCCCACACATATACCCTTTTGGTAATCTTCTCATCCAAACTTATGTCCCACAACTCTCTTATCTCACACATTCTCTATTACACAAAATCTATTTTTCCAGTTTTGAATAGTAAATGTATTAGTTTACCAATTAAGTTTCCAAAATGTATTAATACgcaaacaaaccctaaaaataatacaaatccCAATTCTCGGTTCAATTTGATTTACTGTTGGTGTACATAACAACAGCCTGTGTAATGACAATGTATACAAAGAATGATAATCCTGAACCCCACTTGCCAAAGAATAGTGAGAGATGTACATGTGTAAATATGAATTTGGCTGCAGGCAGCGTTTTTAATCAGTTCATCACGACCAGACccatcattttagtttttttctacaAGTTTGTGCCTatggaaattttcaaaacaagCAGCCACGTTTAAAGGCTCAATATTGCAACTTTAACTGCCTCAACAATGGCTATTCTACAATTCAACAAATCgaaagagaaggaaggaaggaagaaacaTAAATCTCAAATGGGTTTCttctcaaaatctaaaaaagaatCAGAGGGGTCTCTCAAAGACTCAAAGTTCTTAGTTTCGTACCTGAATTCGACAGAGATTGAAGGGAAGCAGATGGTATCGCTGGAGATTGAAGGAAATCAGATGGTATCGCTggagaaatcatcaaaagaatATCGCCGAACAAGTtttaagaaaatgagaaatgagtTTAAAGATTTTCCTGAAATCGATTTTGACCTAGAATGGTCCGATCAATGGGCTGACCAATGTCCAGATTGTCCGACCCGTGTTTTGTCCGTGGGCGTTGTTGGACATAGACCGTTTAAGCCATTTTGACAGCTCTACATTATATTACTATAGGGTTAAGGATTTTCTGACTTGTAAGAGCCAAAGAGCAAATTGCATAACCCAAAGCCTAGCTTCAACTGAGAATCCTTCAAGCCATATCTTAAGCCATTTCATCAACGATTTCTTTTCAGACCTTTTGGCCTCTAAAACAGCTTGGGAAGATACTTTCCCTATGATCAAGAACGACTCCAGCGACGatccttgcattagttcattgtTTACCGACCTGAGACAGTCGTTTGTTTTCAGCATCAGGAGGATCACCCGTGGCAATCTCCTGAGAAGCTCTGAGATTTCGGAGAAGTACTGTGATGCATACATCTGCAGCTCTGATACATCTTCATTGCTGCCTTTGATGACTAAATGATCCACTGATGTGTCGATCACTTGCTTCCATGGTCTCATTGTAAGAATCCCAGCGAATAGAACATAGAGATCATCTCCAGCGCCTAGTTTCGTGCTGTGTTCTTTGATGGCTTTAGCATCCGAAAATACCAATGCTTTCCATAGCGAGGCATAGTTGAATCTTGTGTTGAAGTCAAGCTCCTTGTAGAAGCCATGGTCAAGAAGCACTAACTGTGGTTTTCTCTTCCCATAGATGTTCCTTTTACCAGAAGGATCTGGACGAACAATCAAATTGGCAGCGTGTGGGTCACAATGCACAAACCCATGTTTAAACATCATTTCTGCAAAAGCTTGACTCACCTGCAAAAGAAGAGTTTAAGTTTGTTTCTTCATAATAGGTTACAAGGTATTATGAAGATAAGTATTTGAAATTACCAAACTCTTACTTGAACGGCAAttactattttcttttcaaCTGGGTGCTATTTAACTGAATTCAAGAAATGCATGATATCTTAAAGATCAAAGATGACACAGCTTACCAGCTTTGACACTTCATAGGGCTGGATTCCAAGTTTTCTGATCTTAGCCACATCGTTCACTTGAGCACCATCCATGAACTCCATTGTCAACACCTTAGAGGTACTTAAATTCCAATAGATTGTTGGCGCATAAACATACTCTGCAATATGGGGAGACAGCTTCCTAAAATTATCCAGACATTTCTCACTGTTTTTTGCCTCAACCATAAAATCTAGTTCCTgatgaaaattacattaataaaaaagaaaaaaaaagcaattaaaacatcaaactaGTGACAGCAAAAACTCAATGTAGACCATACAAAAATGCTTCAGAATAGAAACCATTAAAGTCCCTCAAATATTAATGGAAAAAGATGCAAGCCATTAGCCGACAGATGAATATAATATTCAGAGAAACATATAGAATACTCTACAGACCTATTGAAGAAAACAACATATATGCTATGACTTATGAATCAGCTAAAGACACCAACCTTTGGTAAGCTTTCAGTCATTTCGTCTAACAACCACCTGCATAGTGCATACATGAGCCAGTATAAGCTAATTGCAAGAGGCCCACACTATATGAATTGTAtacagaaaatgagaaagtgGCTGCACCTATAGTCAAATGATGGGAATATCCGGTGCAAGGTATTCACTAAAACTCCCACAGCCGCA
The Camelina sativa cultivar DH55 chromosome 6, Cs, whole genome shotgun sequence genome window above contains:
- the LOC104792856 gene encoding uncharacterized protein LOC104792856 isoform X1 translates to MISPAIPSDFLQSPAIPSASLQSLSNSVVSYHLCLLDTLESVSLSHLFVSTALLHPRRSVITFTPMEEIDAVPKPVVVDPPLYEEEAAPPPPSATQRRLVVNAAGEENHLIQRIQRALAELRELRNQFNAILRGLELQVGEDEDQAESSVEDPEDSDDS
- the LOC104792857 gene encoding putative ABC1 protein At2g40090, whose protein sequence is MAARSLWRTRTKLLVVGTALCGGSGAAFVASSEDPSTTLKLCTSIPVRLYRNTVTAASIAFDYEYSLLGLAEGSSERAKVKHEVHLRSAQKLQELCFKNGGIYIKLGQHIGQLEYLVPEEYVRTMRESMLNKCPVSSYEQVCEVFKKEVGEMPDKVFDEFDPVPIASASLAQVHVARTHDGKKVAVKVQHAHMTDTAAADTAAVGVLVNTLHRIFPSFDYRWLLDEMTESLPKELDFMVEAKNSEKCLDNFRKLSPHIAEYVYAPTIYWNLSTSKVLTMEFMDGAQVNDVAKIRKLGIQPYEVSKLVSQAFAEMMFKHGFVHCDPHAANLIVRPDPSGKRNIYGKRKPQLVLLDHGFYKELDFNTRFNYASLWKALVFSDAKAIKEHSTKLGAGDDLYVLFAGILTMRPWKQVIDTSVDHLVIKGSNEDVSELQMYASQYFSEISELLRRLPRVILLMLKTNDCLRSVNNELMQGSSLESFLIIGKVSSQAVLEAKRSEKKSLMKWLKIWLEGFSVEARLWVMQFALWLLQVRKSLTL
- the LOC104792856 gene encoding uncharacterized protein LOC104792856 isoform X2; amino-acid sequence: MEEIDAVPKPVVVDPPLYEEEAAPPPPSATQRRLVVNAAGEENHLIQRIQRALAELRELRNQFNAILRGLELQVGEDEDQAESSVEDPEDSDDS